CCGACAGTCGGCAATTCCAAACGCTGCTGTCGGACATGGAATTGGGAGACCAAAAACCGTCACAACTACTACGACGAATGCGAAACCTGGCTCGCAACAAGGTCCCCGATTCCACCCTACAACTCATGTGGGCCAATCTCCTCCCGACAAATATTCGCTCCGTCCTGGCCATCAGTGAAACTTTCCAGTCGAAGACCACACTCGACGAACAAGCTGCGCTAGCCGACAAGATCATCGAGCAGTcacatgtaaataatgtaaatagcaTCTCATCGACTCATCGTGTAaataattcatcatcaacatcatcgaACGTCGAGTGCCTGCTCATCGAAGAAATCCGCAAGCTGTCACTAGAAGTCGCCgagttaaaaaaacaacaatacaacaacaataattatagaagagaAAATTACTATCAACGCTCAAGGTCAAGACATCGATCGACATCAAGATTCCGGCAACGATCGACATCGCGTCCTCGGTCTACATCACCATCGCCATTCTGTTACTACCACAACAGATTCGGCAAGGAAGCAAGAAAATGTACACAACCGTGTACGTTCAACACGACGGAAAACTAGACAGAACGTTGGCAGCGGCGGAATCCGGCGTTCACAATAAACAATACCGCCTATTCGTCACGGACAAGACTACgaatctcacttttttggtagacaCGGGTGCAAACATATCCGTCATACCGAAAAAGAAAGGCCTCCATCTCCAGCCGCTACCTTTTCAACTGTACGCCGCCAACAACACCGTCATCCCGACATACGGCGAGAAGACATTAGAACTTAACATCGGACTTCGCCGACCATACAAATGGAAGTTCATTATCGCCGCAGTCTCGAAGCCAATCCTCGGTGCCGACTTCCTTCAACACCACGAACTCATAGTCGACCTGAAAAATAGAAGACTCATCGACGGGAGAACCAGTCTACATATTAACGCTCCTGGACGCTACACGGACGTACCTACTGTCCGTAGTGTCGACAGCACGCAGGCGTACCACGACATACTAGAAGACTTCCCCGGCATCACGAGATTGACAGCGATGAATATTACACCGAAACACAGCGTCGAACACTTCATCGAGACGTCTGGGCCACCGCTACATTGTCGCGCCCGACCGCTACAGCCACATCGCTACAATCAAGTGAAAAAAGAATTCGAAAATATGATGCAACAAGGTCTCTGTCGCCCCAGCAAGAGCGCCTGGTCTTCTCCGCTTCACATCGTACCGAAAAAAAGGGTGTGCGGCGACTACCGACGACTCAACGCAGTAACAAAGCCCGACCGCTACCCTATTCCCCGACTACGAGACTTCACCTTCCAACTCGCCGGAAAAACTATTTTCTCGACGATCGACTTAAACCGAGCCTACCAGCAATTACCAGTCCATGAAGAGGATATAGAGAAGACAGCAATCATCACACCATTCGGTTTATTCGAATTCCCGAGAATGTGTCCCGGCCTTAGGAACGCAGGCCAGACATTTCAACGTTTTATACACGAAATACTGCAAGGCTACGACTTCGTCTTCTCGTTCATCGACGACTTGTTGATCGCATCCAGCAGCGAAGAAGAACATCGCCAACATCTGCGGTGTGTTCTTCAACGCCTAGAAGAAAACGGAATCACGATAAACCCAGCCAAATGTGTACTCGGAAAACAAGAAGTAAAATTCCTCGGCTTCACCGTAAACAGCGACGGAATCAAGCCGCCACAAGATAAACTACAAGCCATCGAAGATTTTCCGCTACCGAAGAACATAGAAGAATTACGACGTTTTCTCGGCATGCTAAACTTCTACCGAGACAGCATTCCGAACGCCGCTACTATTCAAGCCCCGCTACACGCATACCTACATAATGCGAAAAAGCGAGACAAGACACCGATCGAGTGGAACGAGACATCAAAAGAAGCATTCACGGCATGCAAAAATAGCATCAAAAACGCTGTTTTGCTCGCCCACCCGAATCACAAAGCACCGATCGCTATTTTCTCCGACGCCTCGGACACCGCAGCGGGAGCTGTAATACAACAATTCAACAATAACAAATGGCAACCACTCGGCTACTTCTCGAAGAAATTTACAACAGCGCAAACGAAGTACAGCACCTACGATCGCGAACTTCAACCGTCGCAAGAGTATTTTACGAGCAATGGATAGCGAGATTCGGGTGTCCGACTACAATAACAACCGATCAAGGACGCCAGTTCGAGAGTCAGCTGTTCGTCAACCTAACTCGATGTATGGGTATCAAAAAAACTCGTACAACGCCTTATCACCCGCAATCTAACGGCATGATCGAACGCTGGCATCGAAGTCTCAAGAATTCACTGAAAACAAGACTCATCAACAGTAATACATCGTGGATCGACGAGCTACCTACAGTTTTACTCGGACTACGCGCCGCCATACGAGAGGACACCGGAGTCAGCGCCGCCGAATTAACCTACGGTCGTAACTTACGATTACCGGCCGACTTCTTCGAAACAACATCATCATCGAGCTTAGATCATACCTACATCGAGCAACTACGAAAAAACATCAACTCTCTCAAGCCGAAAAACAATGTACAGCGCCACGGTAATCAACGCAACATCTTCATACATCGTGATCTACTTACGTGCGAATACGTATTTTTACGTAACGACGCCGTAAGGAAACCACTTCAAACACCGTACGACGGGCCGTACAAAGTTCTTCGACGAGaagaaaaatacttcgtaatacAACTACCCGATCGCACAGCAACAGTATCCATCGATCGTTTGAAGCCCGCCTACATACTGAGTGAAGATTACCTCGGCGAGTCAACGAGCAATGTACACTCACCGGTAATTCTCAACTTACCTAATACCAATTTACCTGTTACCTTACCTTcacataacaataatttacctCAAAATACCTCATTACCTTTACCTGTTACCTCACAACCATTACCAAGTGCAACAGCGATCAAGCAGAAGACACCAGCAAGTCCAGTACAGAAGACAACAAGAACGGGCCGTGCCGTCAGACTGCCGGTACGCTTCGCTTGAGGGGGAGcactgtagcagtacctacgttcgttcgccaatgaaacaaagaaaacaacgcgctctgaaaagaacgcacgccgtctttgtatacgttcgttatagaagttgaaacacagaagaaaatcgctctgcaaagaacgtacgttcgcaatgacgagagaaactgtccgtgtaataataccggacatgaaccggccttgaaaaaggcatttttctaataagaattcttcgcaacaacactacgcgtcttcacatcgaagttacgtcgagcgagggatcttcgcagcgtggctacggtcttcatggcgtttgcagagcttccatcttcacaaaatggcggcactacaattattaccggcacggcggcgaccggcagcgagacgtcgtctgtatggaatgcgcgcgcggactgaattcgcggcccgcgagagcccatatttatactcgggcgatgccagcgccgcgaggcgcggcgcggccagtttctcgcgcggcaatcataattgctttgtaaatatttcttattcaatttttttccctttctaatttttgtaaatgtttttatccctttctgtacatctctttctaattgtaatagccaatcacaatcaatcttttaacctttgtacattttgtaataataataattaactcatttttttgtatataagcagcgcatttttgtaaataaatcacttcagttcaccacagtaaatcgagttttactctttactcctccgacctctagtgaactcttagagagaccaaccggtcctctaaaatctaaaacaaacacaaacacaaatgTTAGTAGAGACATCATGTACACAAAATCTCAATAAAAGGGGTATTTACttatgtaaattttaaatcggtTTTATCTTATGATAAAaccgatttaaaatttatagggCGAGGAATGGAATTGGGAAGACAATCATATAAGGACAATTGGTTTCTAGGACAAGAAAAGAAGATGTGATCTAAGGTACCCTCATCTAGACCACATTCGCAGAGAGAATGATCCTTGACCCTAATTTTAGCAAGGAACACTGGTGAGCAACAATGACCAAGTCTAACACGGCAGATTGTCGAGCATATTGTTTTGCTACACTGTGAATATCTAAAGAACCATGGTCTTACTGGTACACTACTTTGAATATCATGGTAGTGCTTGCCTTTGATGGTACTTGAGCCGTCCCATAGTGTATTCCATTTGCTAGAAAGTTGAGATTTTGCAAGTGGAATTAAGTCCTGACAATAGAGTTGGTATTGACTGAGTCCACCTGATGTTATAGCGGCTTTAGCATATGCATCCACACTCTCATTACCAGTAATTCCACTGTGGCCAGGTATCCATGCTAACACAACATGGATACTACGGACACGACACCTAAGGAGAAGCTGTCTTATCTTAAGGATTAAAGGAAATCTAGACTTTGAGTGGAACTGGTTAGCAGATATACCCTCCAAAACGCTCCTGGAGTCCGAAAGTATAAGCGATTTACTAAGATCGTGAGACTCAATAAACGAGATGGCCTCAAATATAGCAAGGGCCTCTCCTGTAAATACAGAGGAGTGAGGAGGCAATTTAAAATTTAGAATCACATTTACTCTCGGAATCCAGACAGCTGCACCCACACAACCATCCACCGAAAGTCTAGATGCATCCGTAAAGATAAGCATCCAATCCCTATAGTGCCTATTTATATGCTGATTAAATTGAGTATTTGCTAGAGAGGAACCTTTATCGATAGGGAAGTTAAGGATGATGTTAGGAGAGAATGTCAGTGCTTCGTAAGTGGTGGAAAATAGAGGGTTGAGTCTGCACTGGACAATAGGACAAGGAAATTGGGTTATCTTAAGGTAACTGATCAGGAGACAAGGGAGATCTTTATGCCGCCAATACGCAGATGTTGACGTCAACTGGGATAATTTGTGCAGTTTGTCTAACAGCGGGTGTGAAGAATTCTGGAATGCcttagataaaaacctatccGCAAGATACTGCCGTCGGATGTTTAAAGGCGGATCGACACATTCAACTTGTAGGGCATTGATTGGAGGAGATTTCATTGCCCCAAGTATGATCCTAAGAGATTTTGCCTGAATTTTGTCCAGATCCTTTAATGGAATCTTATGACAAGGTTCCAATAAAAAGGATCCATAATCCATATGGCTGCGGATAAGAGCATTGTAAAGCAATTTTTGGGTATATGGGTGAGAGCCCCACCATACACCACTAACCGAtcttaaaacattaatattctTCTCACACTTTTTGACAATATGCCTAATATGGTAAGCGCCAGTTAATCTGGAATCAAGGTAGACTCCAAGAAACTTTACACTATCTCTAACCGGGAAAACTTGTTCATTATGTTGAATGTTAACTACAGGCGTAATTTTAGATCGAGAAAAAACTACCACAGAACTCTTCGGAACTGAAATATTGAGGCCATGTCGGTCCATCCACTCCATGAGGTATCTAATTGCAGTGTTAAGGCGTTCGGAACATACTGAAATATCCTTAGAGGCAATGTACACTGTCAAATCATCGGCATACTGAGAGACCTCACAAAAGCTACTTACGGAAAGATCTAAATCAAAGCTATAAATGTCATAAAGGAGAGGACTAAGAGGATTACCTTGAGGAAGGCCTTTATAAACAATAAGAGGAGGGAGGGTTAAATTTTGGGTGGATACGATAACAAAACGACAGGAAAGGGAATTAATTATGTAATTGATCATCTTCACTGGGACTCTCAGATAATGCAGTTTCTGCCTGAGAACCGGAAGAAGAACGTTGTCATATGCCGATGAAATGTCAAGGAACACACCTACCACATGTTCGCCTTTCGAAAAGGCAATGCGTACGTCAGTCACGAAAGATCCGAGACCGTCCATAGTGCTAAAGCCTTTCCGAAAACCGAACTGTGTTTTGGATAGTATACCATTGTTCTCCATAAACCACTCCAATCTATTTTTGATCATATGATCTAAAATTTTGTCCAAGGTGATAGAGAGAGCGATAGGTCTATAATTAGACGGATCTCCACAAAGTTTTCCAGGTTTGAGTAGCGGCAAAATAATCTGTGTTCGCCATTCCTCCGGGGGCATCTCAGATTGGAAAATATCATTTAAAACCTTGAGGCACACTCCTTGGGTAACGGGGCCACTGTTTACTATAAATGAATACGGTAATCCATCACTGCCAGGAGCGGTATCCTATAATGAATTTAAGACCAATTGAAATTCCTCCGGGGAAAAGGGACCATCTAAGTAACCTGTAGGAGGACCAGGAGAAAAATAATTGTGACACTCGTCAAAAGTTGGAACTGACGGAGGTGCCACCCTTTGAGAGAAAGCATATATCCACTCCGAGGGGTCATTGGACGGATGGTAATCACTCACCAAAGAACCGCGGAATCTTCTAATGTTCTTCCAGACTAGCGAAGGACGAGATGATGGTGAAAGACTGAGGCAGAACTGACGCcaaccattttttttcttattagatAATAAGAGTCTAACCTCAGCTgctacttttttataatttaaatagtttTCTAAGGTCATAGCCCTAGAA
This DNA window, taken from Aricia agestis chromosome 19, ilAriAges1.1, whole genome shotgun sequence, encodes the following:
- the LOC121736727 gene encoding uncharacterized protein LOC121736727; translated protein: MIERWHRSLKNSLKTRLINSNTSWIDELPTVLLGLRAAIREDTGVSAAELTYGRNLRLPADFFETTSSSSLDHTYIEQLRKNINSLKPKNNVQRHGNQRNIFIHRDLLTCEYVFLRNDAVRKPLQTPYDGPYKVLRREEKYFVIQLPDRTATVSIDRLKPAYILSEDYLGESTSNVHSPVILNLPNTNLPVTLPSHNNNLPQNTSLPLPVTSQPLPSATAIKQKTPASPVQKTTRTGRAVRLPVRFA